Proteins from a single region of Chryseobacterium scophthalmum:
- a CDS encoding YicC family protein: protein MILSMTGFGRAESVFEGKKISIDIKSLNSKSFDLNIKIPLRYKEKEFEVRKILNDRIIRGKVDCYINIENLEETNDVKINRGLIDSYMNELKNIASDGPDFEYLKMAVRLPDAITSRPDELTEGEWEALAKIVNNAVDKFQEFRKTEGKILHEELERNIKNIDKYLSEVIPYEEVRINSVKERYMKTLKEFENVDETRFYQEMAYFTEKLDISEEKVRLSQHLKYYSEVMENEDFNGKKLGFISQEIGREINTLGSKANHAEIQKLVVMMKDDLEKIKEQTLNVL from the coding sequence ATGATTTTATCAATGACCGGCTTCGGTAGAGCCGAAAGTGTTTTTGAAGGAAAAAAAATTTCAATCGATATTAAATCACTGAACAGCAAGAGCTTTGATTTAAATATCAAAATTCCTTTACGTTACAAAGAAAAAGAATTTGAAGTAAGAAAAATTCTCAACGATAGAATCATCCGTGGAAAGGTAGATTGCTACATTAATATTGAGAATCTTGAAGAAACCAATGATGTGAAAATCAACAGAGGTTTAATTGATTCTTACATGAATGAGCTTAAAAATATCGCTTCAGACGGACCTGATTTTGAATACCTTAAAATGGCGGTAAGACTTCCGGATGCGATTACTTCAAGACCCGACGAATTAACTGAAGGTGAATGGGAAGCTTTAGCGAAAATCGTTAATAATGCGGTTGATAAATTCCAGGAATTCAGAAAAACAGAAGGAAAAATCCTTCACGAAGAACTGGAAAGAAATATCAAAAATATAGACAAATATCTTTCAGAAGTTATTCCTTATGAAGAAGTGAGAATCAATTCTGTGAAAGAACGTTACATGAAAACTCTAAAAGAATTTGAAAATGTTGACGAAACTCGTTTTTATCAGGAAATGGCTTATTTCACAGAGAAACTAGATATTTCTGAAGAAAAAGTAAGACTTTCTCAGCATTTGAAATATTATTCTGAAGTAATGGAAAATGAAGATTTTAATGGAAAAAAACTTGGTTTTATTTCACAGGAAATTGGGAGAGAAATCAATACTTTAGGTTCAAAAGCCAATCACGCTGAAATTCAGAAATTGGTGGTGATGATGAAGGATGATTTGGAAAAAATTAAAGAGCAAACGTTAAACGTATTATAA
- a CDS encoding efflux RND transporter permease subunit, translated as MLKKFIDRPVLSTVISIILLLLGAMSVFNLPITLFPDIAPPSVQVTAFYPGANAEVVARSVAVPIEEAVNGVENMTYMTSNSSNDGSMTLSVFFKQGSDPDNAAVNVQNRVSKAMSQLPQEVVQAGISTQKVQNSMIMFMGLSSNDPKQYDELFLQNYLKINVIPQIQRIPGVAQAQVFGTRDYSMRLWLKPDRLAANNLSPQEVLNAVKDHNLEAAPGRLGQGSKETYEYILKYKGKLNKNEDYENIAIKSNSDGSFLRLKDVARVEFGSYTYTAANRVDGKPVAGFAILQTAGSNANEILTDIEKQVEQMKPSLPKGVEPIIMYNSKDFLDASIHQVVETLIIAFILVFIVVYIFLQDFRSTLIPAIAVPVAIVGTFFFLQLFGFSINMLTLFALVLAIGIVVDDAIVVVEAVHSKMEQTGMPVEQATTNSMSEISGAIISITLVMCAVFIPVGFMQGPAGVFYRQFAFTLVIAIMISAINALTLSPALCALLLNDPQGEHGEHGQKKGFGAKFFNAFNKNFNNMTKKYIYSLKFLIKNKWVAVTGLAAITTASVFLINKAPTGFIPTEDQGFVLYAVNTPPGSSLDRTHRATEQIDKIINGEKAKNHLWVADGMNFISNANASPYSAGFIKLKDYEDRGEMKDPDQIAAALTGKVAQVKDANAFFFNFPTVQGFGNVSGFEFMLQDKTNGSFEQLGVNTQVFIGELMKRPEIAFAFTTYAAGNPQYTIDVDTDKANQLGVSITELMQTMQIYYGSSFVSDFNRFGKYYRVMAQADIPYRTDANSMEGIYVKNKSGEMVPVKTLVTLKRTFGPETVSRNNLFNAVTINGTPKPGYSTGDAIKAVEEVAQKSLPRGYGYEWTGITREEIKTGGQTAFVFMLSILFVYFLLAAQYESYILPFAVILTIPTGIFGVFAFTGLAGIDNNIYVQVGLIMLVGLLAKNAILIVEFAVQRRKAGKTLIESALQASRLRLRPILMTSFAFIIGMLPLVWTQGAAAKGNHSIGISTVGGMFTGVVFGIFIIPVMYVIFQYLHEKMPSRKQKRLQKQKLEEELLATAH; from the coding sequence ATGTTAAAAAAATTCATAGATAGACCGGTACTTTCTACGGTTATCTCCATTATACTTTTGCTATTGGGAGCGATGTCGGTTTTCAACCTTCCGATAACCCTGTTTCCCGATATTGCACCACCGAGTGTTCAGGTGACGGCATTTTATCCGGGAGCGAATGCAGAAGTTGTCGCCCGTTCCGTTGCTGTTCCGATTGAGGAAGCGGTAAACGGTGTTGAGAACATGACGTACATGACGTCAAACTCAAGTAACGACGGATCAATGACCTTGAGTGTATTTTTCAAGCAAGGTTCAGATCCGGATAATGCAGCGGTAAATGTTCAAAACCGTGTTTCAAAAGCAATGAGCCAGCTTCCACAGGAGGTTGTACAGGCGGGAATTTCGACTCAAAAAGTTCAGAACAGTATGATCATGTTCATGGGACTTTCTAGTAATGACCCGAAACAATATGACGAACTTTTCTTACAAAATTATTTGAAGATCAATGTGATTCCACAAATACAACGTATTCCGGGAGTTGCTCAGGCTCAGGTTTTCGGGACGAGAGATTACTCGATGAGACTTTGGCTGAAACCAGACAGATTGGCTGCCAATAATCTTTCTCCGCAGGAAGTTTTGAATGCTGTAAAAGATCACAATCTTGAAGCCGCTCCAGGACGTTTGGGACAAGGAAGCAAGGAAACTTACGAGTATATTTTAAAATATAAAGGTAAATTAAACAAAAACGAAGACTACGAAAATATTGCCATCAAATCGAATAGTGACGGTTCATTTTTAAGATTAAAAGATGTTGCAAGAGTAGAATTCGGTTCATATACCTACACGGCAGCGAACAGAGTTGACGGAAAACCAGTTGCAGGTTTTGCTATTTTGCAGACTGCAGGTTCTAATGCGAACGAAATTTTAACTGATATTGAAAAGCAGGTTGAGCAGATGAAGCCTTCGCTTCCAAAGGGAGTTGAGCCAATTATCATGTACAATTCCAAAGACTTTTTGGATGCGTCGATTCATCAGGTTGTAGAAACTTTAATTATCGCATTCATTTTGGTATTTATTGTAGTATATATTTTCCTTCAGGATTTCAGATCTACATTAATTCCTGCGATTGCCGTTCCAGTAGCAATTGTTGGTACATTTTTCTTCCTTCAGCTATTTGGTTTCAGCATCAATATGTTGACATTGTTCGCATTAGTTCTAGCCATTGGTATTGTTGTGGATGATGCGATTGTCGTTGTAGAAGCTGTCCATTCTAAAATGGAACAAACCGGAATGCCGGTTGAGCAAGCAACGACAAACTCAATGAGTGAAATTTCGGGAGCGATTATTTCCATAACATTGGTGATGTGTGCGGTATTTATACCGGTTGGTTTTATGCAGGGTCCTGCAGGGGTTTTCTACAGACAGTTTGCCTTTACTTTGGTGATTGCGATTATGATCTCAGCAATTAATGCATTGACATTAAGTCCTGCTTTATGTGCTTTATTATTAAATGATCCTCAAGGAGAACATGGAGAACACGGTCAGAAAAAAGGTTTTGGAGCAAAGTTTTTTAATGCTTTCAACAAGAACTTTAATAACATGACCAAAAAATACATTTACAGCCTTAAGTTTTTAATTAAAAATAAATGGGTTGCGGTTACAGGTTTAGCAGCAATCACAACAGCAAGTGTTTTCTTGATCAATAAAGCACCAACAGGATTTATTCCTACAGAAGATCAGGGATTTGTTTTGTATGCTGTGAATACTCCTCCCGGAAGTTCATTAGACAGAACGCACAGAGCTACTGAACAGATTGATAAAATTATCAATGGTGAAAAAGCTAAAAATCACCTTTGGGTAGCCGATGGAATGAACTTTATCAGTAACGCCAATGCTTCACCGTATTCTGCAGGTTTTATTAAATTGAAAGATTACGAAGATCGTGGTGAAATGAAAGATCCGGATCAGATTGCAGCGGCTTTAACCGGAAAAGTAGCACAGGTAAAAGATGCAAACGCATTCTTCTTCAACTTCCCTACCGTACAAGGTTTTGGTAACGTTTCAGGATTTGAATTTATGTTACAGGACAAAACCAACGGATCTTTTGAACAATTGGGAGTCAATACTCAGGTTTTCATTGGAGAGTTGATGAAACGCCCGGAAATTGCTTTTGCTTTTACAACCTACGCAGCCGGAAATCCTCAATATACCATTGATGTTGATACCGATAAAGCCAATCAGTTGGGAGTTTCTATTACAGAATTGATGCAGACCATGCAGATTTATTACGGAAGTAGTTTCGTTTCAGATTTCAACAGATTCGGTAAATATTATAGAGTAATGGCTCAGGCAGATATTCCTTACAGAACCGATGCTAATTCTATGGAAGGAATTTATGTTAAAAATAAATCGGGCGAAATGGTTCCTGTAAAAACTTTGGTAACGTTAAAAAGAACTTTCGGACCAGAAACGGTTTCAAGAAACAACCTATTCAACGCAGTGACCATTAATGGAACTCCAAAACCTGGCTACAGTACTGGAGACGCCATTAAAGCCGTAGAAGAAGTTGCTCAAAAATCACTTCCAAGAGGTTATGGTTACGAATGGACAGGGATTACTCGTGAAGAGATCAAAACCGGTGGACAAACTGCTTTTGTATTTATGCTAAGTATTTTGTTCGTGTATTTCTTACTGGCAGCTCAGTACGAAAGTTACATCCTTCCGTTTGCCGTTATTTTAACTATTCCAACAGGGATTTTCGGAGTGTTTGCATTCACAGGATTAGCGGGAATTGACAATAACATTTACGTTCAGGTCGGATTGATCATGCTCGTCGGATTGTTAGCGAAAAATGCGATCCTGATCGTAGAATTTGCCGTTCAGCGAAGAAAAGCAGGAAAAACATTGATTGAATCAGCGCTTCAGGCTTCAAGATTACGTTTAAGACCCATTTTGATGACTTCATTTGCTTTCATCATCGGTATGCTTCCATTGGTTTGGACTCAAGGTGCAGCAGCAAAAGGAAATCACTCTATCGGAATCAGTACTGTTGGTGGAATGTTTACAGGAGTTGTCTTCGGGATTTTCATCATTCCGGTGATGTATGTGATCTTCCAGTATTTACATGAAAAAATGCCAAGCAGAAAACAAAAAAGACTTCAAAAACAAAAATTGGAGGAAGAACTTTTGGCAACAGCACATTAA
- a CDS encoding bacteriocin-like protein, whose translation MKNLKKLNRGNLKAINGGAVCNENCPPGPYGPGPGFPRSCEAYNALPKCCQSKVLVHMDCVDGGLS comes from the coding sequence ATGAAAAATCTAAAAAAATTAAACCGAGGAAATTTAAAAGCTATTAATGGTGGCGCAGTTTGTAATGAAAATTGCCCTCCCGGACCTTATGGACCAGGTCCTGGTTTTCCACGTTCATGTGAAGCGTACAATGCTTTACCAAAATGTTGCCAATCTAAAGTTTTAGTACATATGGATTGTGTAGATGGAGGCCTTTCATAA
- a CDS encoding DUF4403 family protein, whose product MKVFKILFLLFSIGIFGQNNTSGDAIYNFPKIKSSITMPVTIPLSEISNMINASVKDMIFQDDSYTDNDNDQFKVKVWKTRPIRLVGDANQNIAIEVPLKIWAEKGIGTLGVYTYQETTFETVMYFKTALSFKNNWTVSTFTQPMGFKWVKKPVLDFGKIKIPITSLVEKSLKEQQYKFSKTIDQQMAAQLNFQQYAVLAWNAFSQPFNISEEYNTWLKITPINVNITPLKFYGNQIDTNIGIDIFSETYTGTKPESSQPVKAVMNFNFIPLLADQFVLQTTANIPFSEATGIAKKTFLNKEFDVRNSKVKITDIKVYGEANRIMIEADTEGYVNGTSFISGIPIYDETKKKIVLSDTKFKLKTSNILQKLATSLFKGKIVKMIEDEYGIPTSELETSSKKSIEEAFNKEYYKGLKMSGKVFNLKPHQILLNDSGITAVIDTNANLRFTLKGF is encoded by the coding sequence GTGAAGGTATTTAAAATATTATTTCTATTATTTTCTATCGGTATTTTTGGGCAAAACAATACTTCAGGTGATGCTATTTACAATTTTCCGAAAATAAAATCTAGCATTACAATGCCGGTGACTATTCCGTTATCGGAAATCAGCAATATGATAAATGCTTCGGTAAAAGATATGATCTTTCAGGATGATTCTTATACCGATAACGACAATGATCAGTTTAAAGTAAAAGTCTGGAAAACCCGACCAATACGATTAGTTGGAGATGCCAATCAAAATATTGCGATTGAAGTTCCTTTAAAAATCTGGGCAGAAAAAGGGATTGGAACTTTAGGGGTTTACACGTATCAGGAAACGACTTTTGAAACCGTAATGTATTTTAAAACAGCTTTAAGTTTTAAAAATAACTGGACGGTAAGTACTTTTACACAACCAATGGGATTTAAATGGGTAAAAAAACCAGTTTTAGATTTTGGAAAAATTAAAATCCCAATTACTTCTTTGGTTGAAAAAAGCCTGAAAGAACAGCAATACAAATTCTCTAAAACCATTGATCAGCAAATGGCTGCACAGCTTAATTTTCAGCAGTATGCAGTTTTAGCGTGGAACGCTTTTTCTCAACCTTTCAATATTTCAGAGGAATACAATACCTGGTTGAAAATAACTCCTATCAACGTTAATATAACCCCGCTTAAATTTTACGGAAATCAAATTGATACTAATATCGGCATCGATATTTTCTCAGAAACTTATACCGGAACAAAACCAGAATCGTCTCAACCTGTAAAAGCGGTGATGAATTTTAATTTTATTCCGCTTTTGGCTGATCAGTTTGTATTGCAGACCACTGCGAATATTCCTTTTTCTGAAGCTACCGGAATCGCAAAAAAAACATTTTTAAATAAAGAATTTGATGTCAGAAATTCTAAAGTTAAAATTACGGATATCAAAGTGTATGGAGAAGCCAATCGTATTATGATAGAAGCCGATACAGAAGGTTATGTGAATGGAACGTCTTTTATTTCAGGGATTCCTATTTATGATGAAACTAAGAAAAAAATAGTGCTTTCGGACACAAAATTCAAGCTTAAAACATCTAACATTCTTCAGAAATTAGCAACTTCTCTTTTCAAAGGCAAAATTGTAAAGATGATTGAAGATGAATACGGAATTCCCACAAGTGAACTTGAAACATCATCCAAAAAAAGCATCGAAGAAGCATTTAATAAAGAATATTACAAAGGACTGAAAATGAGCGGTAAAGTTTTTAATTTGAAACCTCATCAAATTCTTTTAAATGACTCAGGAATTACAGCTGTAATTGATACGAATGCAAATTTGAGATTTACTTTAAAAGGATTTTAA
- a CDS encoding efflux transporter outer membrane subunit: MKRVKNIIIAFGIALGAVSCVPKLAYQETKPELPETFKYTVTADTASVANLEWKQFFNDPILQDLIEKGIKNNYDLQIALKQVASSQEKLKQAKYLQYPDVGFGVSAQISKPSKNSMNGQSLNLFLGQSHVEDYNAAFNLSWEADIWGKIKNQQEVSKMQYLQTYEATKAIQTQVVAAIAQGYYNLLMLDKQLQIAKSNLDLSTNTLSLTEKLWQSGDTTSLGVQQATAQKQSTELLITQLEQNIAIQENALSILVGENPNKVNRTIEMSDTSLPQDISAGLPAAMVSRRPDVRQQELVLLESNSLVGIAQANMYPALKITANGGVNSFKIDNWFQIPASLFGSVLGGLTQPIFQKRQLKTDLNVAKIQREKNVLAFRQSVLNAVGEVSDALVSNESLKVQEQKATEQVTTLKNGIKSAEMLYKGGMANYLEVITAQGNSLQAELNLASVKRQRLSSIVDLYRALGGGWK, from the coding sequence ATGAAAAGAGTAAAAAATATAATCATCGCTTTTGGGATCGCATTAGGTGCTGTTTCCTGTGTGCCAAAATTGGCATATCAGGAAACAAAACCCGAACTTCCCGAAACATTCAAATATACTGTAACCGCAGACACTGCAAGCGTCGCAAACTTAGAATGGAAACAGTTTTTCAACGATCCCATTTTACAGGATTTAATTGAAAAAGGAATTAAAAACAATTACGATCTACAAATTGCTTTAAAACAGGTCGCTTCTTCACAGGAAAAACTGAAACAGGCAAAATATCTTCAATATCCTGATGTAGGTTTCGGAGTTTCCGCACAAATCTCAAAGCCTTCCAAAAACAGCATGAACGGACAAAGCTTAAATCTGTTTTTAGGTCAAAGTCACGTTGAAGATTACAATGCTGCATTCAACTTATCTTGGGAAGCAGACATTTGGGGTAAAATTAAAAACCAACAAGAAGTTTCAAAAATGCAGTATCTGCAGACTTATGAAGCGACAAAAGCAATTCAGACACAGGTTGTTGCTGCAATTGCTCAGGGATATTACAATTTATTGATGCTTGATAAACAATTACAGATTGCAAAATCAAACTTAGATTTAAGCACCAATACCCTTTCTCTTACAGAAAAATTGTGGCAAAGCGGTGATACGACTTCTTTAGGAGTTCAGCAGGCGACTGCTCAAAAGCAATCTACAGAACTTTTGATTACTCAATTGGAACAAAATATTGCGATTCAGGAAAATGCTTTGAGTATTTTGGTGGGTGAAAATCCAAATAAAGTCAACAGAACCATTGAAATGTCTGATACTTCTTTACCACAAGATATTTCTGCAGGACTTCCAGCAGCGATGGTAAGTCGTCGTCCGGATGTTCGTCAGCAGGAATTGGTTTTATTAGAATCAAATTCTTTGGTAGGAATTGCGCAGGCAAATATGTATCCTGCACTGAAAATTACCGCAAACGGCGGAGTCAATTCATTTAAAATTGACAACTGGTTTCAAATTCCGGCATCTTTGTTCGGTTCAGTTTTGGGCGGTTTGACTCAGCCTATTTTCCAAAAAAGACAGTTGAAAACAGATTTGAATGTTGCTAAAATTCAGAGAGAGAAAAACGTTTTGGCATTCCGTCAATCCGTTTTAAATGCAGTTGGTGAAGTTTCTGATGCCTTGGTCTCTAATGAAAGTTTAAAAGTTCAGGAACAAAAAGCAACCGAACAGGTAACAACTTTAAAAAACGGAATTAAAAGCGCTGAAATGCTTTACAAAGGCGGAATGGCAAATTACTTAGAAGTGATTACAGCTCAGGGAAATTCTTTACAGGCTGAATTGAATCTTGCGTCGGTAAAAAGACAGAGATTAAGCAGTATTGTAGATCTATACCGAGCTTTAGGTGGCGGTTGGAAGTAG
- the nadA gene encoding quinolinate synthase NadA → MSTETLEKAKSTLPVKGFLDLKDIDIPQGEDLVKAILQLKEEKNAVILAHYYQPGEIQDIADFLGDSLQLARQAKDTDADMIVFCGVHFMAEAAKILNPTKKVVLPDTMAGCSLADGCSGEGLRKMREQHPNALIATYINCNAETKAESDIIVTSSNAETVIEALPTDRPIIFAPDKNLGRYLSKKTGRDMILWDGSCIVHEAFSMERIAQQLADNPDAKMIAHPESEEAVLKLAHFIGSTSALLNFVEKDDCQKFIIATEEGILHEMRKRAPHKELIPALVFDESCNCSECFYMKRNTMEKLYLCMKYELPEILIEEELRLKALKPIEAMLDLSKSIK, encoded by the coding sequence ATGAGCACCGAAACATTAGAAAAAGCTAAATCTACCCTTCCTGTAAAAGGATTTTTAGATTTGAAAGATATTGACATTCCTCAAGGAGAAGACTTGGTAAAAGCGATTCTCCAGCTGAAAGAAGAAAAAAATGCCGTTATTCTGGCGCATTATTATCAACCAGGAGAAATTCAGGATATTGCTGATTTCTTAGGAGATTCTCTTCAATTGGCAAGACAGGCAAAAGATACAGATGCCGATATGATCGTATTCTGCGGAGTGCATTTCATGGCTGAAGCCGCAAAAATTTTGAACCCGACGAAAAAAGTTGTCCTTCCTGATACAATGGCAGGTTGTTCTTTGGCAGACGGTTGTTCAGGTGAAGGTTTGAGAAAAATGCGTGAGCAACATCCAAATGCTTTGATCGCAACGTACATCAACTGTAACGCTGAAACAAAAGCAGAAAGTGACATCATTGTAACCAGCTCAAATGCAGAAACCGTGATTGAAGCTTTACCGACTGACCGACCAATTATTTTCGCTCCGGATAAAAATTTAGGAAGATATTTATCTAAAAAAACCGGTCGCGATATGATCCTTTGGGACGGAAGCTGCATCGTGCACGAAGCATTTTCCATGGAAAGAATTGCACAGCAGTTAGCTGATAATCCAGATGCAAAAATGATTGCACACCCTGAAAGTGAAGAAGCTGTTTTGAAATTGGCTCACTTCATCGGTTCTACTTCTGCTCTTTTGAATTTTGTTGAAAAAGATGATTGTCAGAAATTCATTATTGCAACTGAGGAAGGAATTCTTCACGAAATGAGAAAACGTGCACCACACAAAGAATTGATTCCTGCTTTGGTTTTTGACGAAAGCTGTAACTGTTCAGAATGCTTTTATATGAAGAGAAATACAATGGAAAAATTATATTTGTGTATGAAATATGAGCTTCCTGAAATTTTAATTGAAGAAGAACTTCGACTGAAAGCTTTGAAACCGATTGAGGCAATGCTCGATCTTTCGAAAAGTATTAAATAA
- the miaA gene encoding tRNA (adenosine(37)-N6)-dimethylallyltransferase MiaA: MKNKNLISVVGPTGIGKTRLAIDLAKHFSTEIVSCDSRQFFKEMIIGTASPSAEELAEAPHHFIGNLSVEEYYSIGQYEEDALKKLNELFEKYDTVILVGGSMMYEKAVIEGLNDLPEANEENQAKLQEILDNEGIEKLQEMLKELDPEYFSVVDFHNHRRLLRAIDVIWQTNKKYSELIAVSQDSRDFETIRIGIEAPREELYDRINRRVDIMMEKGLLDEAIGLEKFKHLTALNTVGYSELFKYFDEEWDLEFAVSEIKKNSRRYAKRQLTWYRKADDIHYLQLGYSEKDFNGLIEYINEQTQK, encoded by the coding sequence GTGAAAAATAAAAATTTGATTTCTGTTGTAGGACCTACCGGAATTGGAAAAACAAGATTGGCCATTGATTTGGCGAAACATTTCAGTACAGAAATTGTTTCCTGCGATTCGCGCCAGTTTTTTAAGGAAATGATCATCGGAACGGCTTCTCCATCTGCAGAAGAATTAGCGGAAGCACCTCATCATTTTATTGGAAATCTTTCGGTTGAGGAATATTATTCGATCGGACAATACGAAGAAGATGCCTTAAAAAAACTCAATGAACTTTTTGAAAAATATGATACTGTCATTTTGGTTGGCGGAAGTATGATGTATGAAAAAGCGGTGATCGAAGGTCTGAATGATTTGCCTGAAGCTAATGAGGAGAATCAAGCTAAACTACAGGAAATTTTAGATAACGAAGGAATAGAAAAACTTCAGGAAATGTTGAAAGAACTCGATCCTGAATATTTTTCGGTTGTGGATTTTCACAATCATAGAAGGCTTTTACGTGCCATTGATGTAATTTGGCAGACGAATAAAAAATATTCTGAATTAATTGCTGTTTCGCAAGATTCAAGAGATTTTGAAACGATTCGAATCGGAATTGAAGCTCCGAGAGAAGAATTGTATGACAGAATCAATAGGAGAGTGGATATTATGATGGAGAAAGGTTTGCTGGATGAAGCAATAGGTTTAGAAAAATTTAAACATTTGACCGCTTTGAACACGGTTGGCTATTCTGAATTATTTAAATATTTTGATGAAGAATGGGATTTGGAATTTGCAGTTTCTGAAATTAAGAAAAACAGCCGAAGATATGCAAAACGTCAACTGACCTGGTATCGAAAAGCGGATGATATTCATTATTTGCAATTGGGATATTCTGAAAAAGATTTTAATGGTCTGATTGAATATATTAATGAGCAAACTCAAAAGTAA
- a CDS encoding RDD family protein encodes MRKYLQIIDRHRATKWMRFFNILVDRIAFNCIFLALGFLGGILDGIFGIYYFTKFFYKLAELGRVADIIITSIIFFFYIFLIEYFTKGRSLGKYITGTKVIMTDGKEPTISDYFMRNIIRLVPFDALSFFGENGWHDSWSDTRVINIKNYEAERQTKNEIDAIGIKEIA; translated from the coding sequence ATGAGAAAATATTTACAGATTATCGACAGACACAGAGCTACAAAATGGATGAGATTCTTCAATATTCTCGTTGACAGAATTGCATTTAATTGTATTTTTTTAGCCTTAGGTTTTCTAGGCGGTATATTAGACGGAATCTTTGGAATATATTATTTTACTAAATTCTTTTATAAGCTTGCAGAGTTAGGAAGAGTTGCAGATATTATCATTACTAGTATTATATTTTTCTTTTATATTTTTTTAATTGAATATTTTACCAAAGGAAGAAGTCTCGGAAAATACATTACCGGAACAAAAGTGATCATGACAGATGGTAAAGAACCTACTATTAGTGATTATTTTATGAGAAACATTATACGTTTGGTTCCTTTTGACGCCTTATCTTTTTTTGGAGAAAATGGATGGCACGATAGCTGGAGTGATACCAGAGTCATTAACATTAAAAATTATGAGGCTGAAAGACAGACCAAGAACGAAATTGATGCCATCGGAATAAAAGAAATTGCGTAA
- the folB gene encoding dihydroneopterin aldolase, with the protein MMSKIFLEDVKIYAYHGVLPEENIIGTYYILNTEIHTDLWDAAISDNLNDTISYADINEIIHDEMKIQSKLLEHVAGRIITKINEKFSQISYIKLRITKTSPPMKGEMKGASIELEKSFLLGGITENE; encoded by the coding sequence ATCATGAGTAAAATCTTTTTAGAAGATGTAAAAATTTACGCTTACCACGGCGTTCTTCCCGAAGAAAATATTATCGGAACTTATTATATTTTAAATACTGAAATTCACACAGATTTGTGGGATGCTGCGATTTCTGATAATTTAAATGATACGATCAGTTACGCAGATATTAATGAAATCATTCATGATGAGATGAAAATTCAGTCTAAATTGTTGGAGCACGTTGCGGGAAGAATTATTACTAAAATCAACGAAAAATTCAGTCAGATTTCTTACATCAAATTAAGAATTACCAAAACAAGTCCGCCAATGAAAGGTGAAATGAAAGGTGCAAGTATTGAGCTTGAAAAAAGTTTTTTATTAGGCGGAATTACAGAAAATGAGTAA
- the gmk gene encoding guanylate kinase, which yields MNKVIIFSAPSGSGKTTLVKHSLEVIPELEFSISCTTRQPRGSETHAVDYHFISPEEFRQRISEDAFVEFEEVYTDKYYGTLKSEVEKIWNQGKVVIFDVDVKGGISLKKYFGEKALSIFIEPPSIAELERRLISRNTDDAETIKTRVEKAEEELTYAIEFDKIVINSDLSEAKIEIESLIKSFIGETRS from the coding sequence ATGAATAAAGTTATCATATTTTCAGCGCCATCGGGAAGCGGGAAAACGACATTAGTAAAACATTCTCTGGAAGTAATTCCTGAATTGGAATTTTCTATATCGTGTACAACAAGACAGCCGAGAGGAAGTGAAACTCACGCTGTTGATTATCATTTTATTTCGCCAGAAGAATTCAGACAAAGAATTTCTGAAGATGCTTTTGTAGAATTTGAGGAAGTTTATACCGATAAATATTACGGAACTTTAAAATCTGAGGTTGAAAAGATCTGGAATCAGGGAAAAGTTGTTATTTTTGATGTAGACGTAAAAGGCGGAATTTCATTAAAAAAATATTTTGGAGAAAAAGCATTATCCATCTTCATAGAACCACCTTCGATTGCCGAATTGGAACGAAGATTGATCTCAAGAAACACTGATGATGCCGAAACCATAAAAACCCGCGTAGAAAAAGCTGAAGAAGAGCTTACCTATGCGATAGAATTTGACAAAATCGTCATCAACAGCGATTTGAGTGAAGCAAAAATAGAAATAGAAAGTTTAATAAAAAGTTTTATAGGAGAAACTAGAAGTTAG